A single Oligoflexia bacterium DNA region contains:
- a CDS encoding N-acetylneuraminate synthase family protein, whose amino-acid sequence MSSLFKTFKGVYIIAEVGINHNGNLGEAKKLIKAAVEAGANGVKIQVRDLEAVYTKAVLDDPLKAEQGTQYILHELKKAHLTYDDVKELFDYSKQFTVDFFATPFDKKSAYFLKDLGVKLFKIGSPDFTSLPLLEVVAGFDLPMILSTGMSNEKEILQVVDFLKSKNADFSLLHCNSTYPASPGDINLKYIPVLEKKTGIKVGYSGHERGYVPTLTAVALGAMIIERHITRDVDQTGPDHSSSLTIEDFGRMVADVRKVEESLGLPAKNYNQGEKNNRITLAKSLVAAFDLKAGTLLTAEHLDVKSPAKGVSPLEIGKFIGKKIKGDLKKDDYLFFDVLENSETQRVQKYDIKKTWGIVGRLNDYNEFLDLKPDLIEIHLTWRDLVGYESNHQHVHEQDLVVHAPEYFKDQLIDFSSQDSSVTEYSLEMLQRTIALARDLAVNFKGMKDPRGPRVVVHPGGHFKKATLSNKEDQYKLLKKNLKSINSEGVQLLVENMPPLPWYFGGQWYNTIFMDAGEIAQFAGDMKWGICYDTSHAQLYCNHAGVTLSDFTKKILDHVHYLHISDGKGATQEGLQIGQGDIDFEHIFTLLSKLDVGFIPEIWQGHLEKGRGFKEALVSLEKILKKVGGESCEIHK is encoded by the coding sequence GTGAGTAGCCTTTTTAAAACCTTTAAGGGCGTCTACATCATTGCAGAGGTAGGGATTAATCATAATGGTAATCTTGGTGAAGCCAAAAAGCTCATCAAAGCTGCTGTTGAAGCCGGGGCTAATGGCGTAAAAATTCAAGTGCGTGATCTTGAAGCTGTCTACACAAAAGCTGTTTTGGATGATCCACTTAAAGCTGAACAGGGCACTCAATATATACTTCATGAATTAAAAAAAGCTCATCTTACTTATGACGATGTTAAAGAATTGTTTGATTATTCAAAACAATTTACTGTCGATTTTTTTGCAACCCCATTTGATAAAAAGTCAGCGTATTTTCTCAAAGATCTTGGAGTAAAATTATTTAAAATAGGCTCTCCTGATTTTACATCGTTACCTCTTCTAGAAGTGGTAGCTGGTTTTGATTTGCCCATGATTTTGTCTACAGGTATGTCTAATGAAAAAGAAATCTTACAGGTTGTAGATTTTCTTAAATCAAAAAATGCCGATTTTTCTCTTTTGCATTGCAATAGTACTTACCCAGCATCTCCTGGTGATATCAATTTAAAGTACATTCCAGTTTTAGAAAAAAAGACTGGTATAAAAGTTGGTTACTCAGGTCATGAGCGTGGATATGTGCCCACTTTAACTGCAGTAGCACTTGGTGCGATGATCATTGAACGCCATATCACACGGGATGTAGATCAAACCGGACCAGATCACAGCTCTTCTTTGACCATAGAAGATTTTGGACGAATGGTAGCCGATGTTCGAAAAGTGGAAGAGAGTCTGGGGCTTCCAGCGAAAAACTATAATCAAGGTGAAAAAAATAACAGAATTACATTAGCAAAATCTTTAGTAGCTGCTTTTGATCTTAAAGCGGGGACTCTATTAACGGCTGAACACTTAGATGTTAAGTCACCAGCTAAGGGAGTGTCTCCACTTGAAATTGGCAAATTTATCGGTAAAAAAATAAAGGGAGATCTTAAAAAAGATGATTATCTCTTTTTTGACGTCTTAGAAAATTCTGAAACTCAACGAGTGCAAAAATACGACATCAAAAAAACTTGGGGTATCGTTGGTCGTCTTAACGACTACAATGAATTTTTAGATCTTAAACCAGATTTAATTGAAATTCATCTGACCTGGCGTGATCTTGTCGGCTATGAATCTAATCATCAACACGTTCATGAACAAGATTTGGTGGTACATGCCCCAGAGTATTTTAAAGACCAGCTTATCGATTTTAGTTCTCAAGATTCAAGCGTAACTGAGTACAGCCTCGAGATGCTTCAGAGAACCATTGCCCTGGCTCGTGATCTAGCTGTGAACTTTAAAGGGATGAAAGACCCCCGTGGCCCTCGAGTGGTCGTTCACCCGGGTGGACATTTTAAAAAAGCCACACTGTCTAACAAAGAAGATCAATATAAACTTTTAAAGAAGAACTTAAAATCTATCAATTCAGAAGGTGTACAGCTCTTGGTAGAAAACATGCCGCCACTGCCTTGGTATTTTGGCGGGCAGTGGTACAATACTATATTCATGGACGCTGGTGAAATCGCACAGTTCGCTGGCGATATGAAATGGGGAATTTGCTATGATACGTCTCATGCGCAACTCTATTGCAACCATGCGGGCGTGACACTCTCTGATTTCACTAAGAAAATTTTGGATCATGTTCACTACCTGCATATTTCTGATGGCAAAGGTGCAACCCAAGAGGGTTTACAAATTGGCCAAGGTGATATTGATTTTGAACATATTTTCACATTGCTCTCTAAACTAGATGTAGGGTTTATTCCTGAAATTTGGCAGGGGCATCTTGAAAAAGGCCGCGGCTTTAAAGAGGCTTTAGTTAGTTTAGAAAAGATTCTAAAAAAAGTAGGCGGGGAATCTTGCGAGATTCACAAGTAA